One window of the Deltaproteobacteria bacterium genome contains the following:
- a CDS encoding addiction module toxin RelE: protein MKILQSRSFERKVKKFTKHQKKKLDEEVRKIINNPSIGSEKKGDLRGVYVHKFKIQAGQYLLAYRFLGNDLELIMIGPHENYYRYLKSYLKSR, encoded by the coding sequence ATGAAAATCTTACAATCTCGATCTTTTGAACGGAAAGTCAAAAAATTTACGAAACACCAAAAAAAGAAGTTAGACGAAGAGGTCCGCAAAATTATAAATAATCCTTCAATTGGATCTGAAAAGAAAGGTGATCTTCGTGGAGTTTATGTCCATAAATTCAAGATCCAGGCAGGTCAATATCTTCTGGCCTATAGATTTCTTGGAAACGATTTGGAATTGATTATGATCGGACCACATGAAAATTACTATAGGTATCTAAAAAGCTACCTGAAAAGCAGATAG
- a CDS encoding S-adenosylhomocysteine deaminase, with amino-acid sequence MESVDFLICGEILISHPDDSPIPGGAVAVRDDTIVAAGPLSELAKSYVAKKTIDRPCGLILPGLINSHTHAAMILFRGLADDLPLKTWLEDHIFPAEARLTSELVALGTELACAEMIRCGTTGFVDMYLFEDSVASVTDRVGLRAWLGEGVFDFPSPAFPSGEEALKETERLMDKWKGHPRITITVDPHTPYTCRPELLRRSQKLAEAGDTPIVIHLAETEWENAEIRRLHGISPVKYLDRLGLLGDRLLAIHCMSLSKDDISLLARRDVRVVHCPESNLKLASGIAPVPELLEAGVVVTLGTDGAASNNDLDLMSEMDTAAKLHKGIRKDPTLISATEAFSMATTWAAKALHREDLGCLREGAMADLVVVDMNQVHLRPCYNPVSHLVYVARSGDVQDVMVAGRMLMKDRVLTTIDEKRLLEKLSKAVRELGLN; translated from the coding sequence GTGGAGTCAGTAGATTTTCTGATATGTGGTGAAATTCTCATATCTCACCCGGATGATTCCCCAATCCCTGGTGGAGCTGTTGCCGTGAGAGATGATACTATCGTTGCAGCCGGTCCCTTGTCTGAACTTGCAAAAAGTTATGTTGCAAAGAAGACGATAGACAGGCCCTGCGGACTCATACTGCCGGGACTCATAAATTCCCATACCCATGCAGCCATGATCCTCTTCAGGGGCCTTGCCGATGACCTCCCTCTTAAAACATGGCTGGAGGACCACATATTCCCTGCCGAGGCCAGGCTGACTTCGGAACTTGTAGCCCTTGGGACCGAGCTCGCCTGTGCAGAAATGATACGGTGCGGAACCACGGGCTTTGTGGACATGTACCTGTTTGAAGACAGCGTTGCCTCGGTGACTGACAGGGTAGGGCTCAGGGCCTGGCTTGGAGAGGGAGTGTTTGATTTTCCGTCGCCAGCGTTTCCCTCAGGGGAAGAGGCCCTTAAAGAGACGGAACGCTTAATGGACAAATGGAAGGGGCATCCGAGGATCACTATAACCGTAGACCCTCATACTCCATATACCTGCAGACCTGAACTGCTCCGGCGCTCACAGAAATTGGCAGAGGCCGGGGACACACCGATAGTAATCCACCTTGCCGAGACAGAATGGGAGAACGCGGAGATACGAAGACTTCATGGAATTTCTCCTGTAAAGTATCTGGACAGGCTCGGCCTTCTTGGAGATCGACTGCTTGCCATCCATTGCATGAGCTTGAGCAAAGATGACATATCGCTTCTGGCACGGAGAGATGTACGGGTGGTTCATTGCCCGGAGAGTAATCTCAAACTGGCCTCCGGGATCGCGCCTGTGCCGGAACTCCTTGAAGCCGGTGTGGTAGTGACCTTGGGGACGGACGGGGCTGCCAGCAACAATGACCTTGATCTCATGAGTGAGATGGATACTGCCGCAAAGCTGCATAAGGGAATCAGAAAAGATCCAACCCTGATATCTGCCACTGAGGCCTTTTCCATGGCCACTACCTGGGCCGCAAAGGCCTTACACAGGGAGGACCTTGGATGCCTGCGCGAAGGGGCAATGGCAGACCTGGTGGTGGTGGACATGAATCAGGTTCACCTCCGGCCTTGCTACAATCCGGTATCCCATCTGGTCTATGTGGCAAGGAGCGGAGACGTGCAGGATGTCATGGTGGCAGGCCGTATGCTCATGAAAGACAGGGTGCTTACTACCATTGACGAAAAGAGACTGCTTGAGAAACTTTCAAAGGCTGTGAGGGAATTAGGGCTAAATTAG
- a CDS encoding TIGR00725 family protein — protein MCDPGLSALAEEVGRRVAEHKAILYCGGLGGVMEASAKGAVEAGGLTVGILPGVKATDANPYIQIPVVTGMGHARNVILVRSCDVLIAISGSHGTLSEIALALKMWKPVVGLKTWKHLSDVHYVKSAKEAVEKAFALLP, from the coding sequence CTGTGTGACCCTGGATTGAGTGCATTGGCAGAGGAGGTCGGCCGGAGAGTTGCTGAACATAAGGCCATCCTTTACTGCGGCGGCCTTGGAGGAGTAATGGAGGCATCAGCCAAAGGGGCCGTCGAAGCAGGTGGTCTCACTGTTGGTATTCTTCCTGGAGTCAAGGCCACAGATGCCAATCCGTATATCCAGATCCCTGTGGTCACCGGCATGGGGCACGCCAGAAACGTCATACTCGTCAGGAGCTGTGACGTGCTGATAGCGATATCAGGTTCGCATGGTACCTTGTCCGAAATAGCCCTTGCACTCAAGATGTGGAAGCCTGTCGTTGGCCTCAAGACCTGGAAGCATCTCTCAGACGTTCACTATGTCAAGTCGGCAAAAGAGGCGGTGGAAAAGGCATTTGCCCTGTTGCCATAG
- a CDS encoding 3-deoxy-7-phosphoheptulonate synthase, whose protein sequence is MIIILKPDVGPDSAEVSQLMNYVRQFPDIKPRISEIKGAIRKVTEVYLIGPTHDLPFETMERMPGVEKVIRVSSKYRLIGRHGGQLGQIGFEYNGIAFNQDCLHTFIGLCAVDTPEHVEIVFRNLQRLNITTARMGAYKSRTSPYDFQGHGKSCLPWVFELAGKYGIKVIAMEVLRAIHIEEIRDALEQAGYPTGVILQTGTRNAQNFELLKAVGSQHEFPVLYKRGMGLSLEESLNACEYIASEGNRNIVICLRGIKTRMGEPHRNLVDFIHVPVVKRLTRLPVCIDPTHSVGSKDRAPDGLLDIFHATAQGVIAGANMILVECHPRPEVALCDGPQALTMQEIDHFVADVNIARRAYEERKALAEKDRGIK, encoded by the coding sequence ATGATCATAATCTTAAAACCGGATGTCGGCCCTGATAGCGCTGAAGTATCTCAACTCATGAACTATGTTCGCCAGTTTCCAGATATCAAACCCAGGATTTCAGAAATAAAGGGCGCCATCCGGAAAGTGACGGAAGTTTACCTGATCGGTCCTACTCATGATCTGCCGTTTGAGACCATGGAGCGTATGCCCGGAGTGGAAAAAGTAATAAGGGTATCGAGTAAATATCGCTTGATAGGCCGCCATGGAGGACAGTTGGGCCAGATCGGCTTTGAGTATAACGGGATTGCATTCAACCAGGACTGCCTTCATACCTTTATCGGGCTCTGTGCCGTGGATACCCCTGAGCACGTAGAAATAGTCTTCAGAAACCTTCAGAGGCTGAATATTACCACCGCCCGCATGGGTGCCTACAAGTCCCGGACCAGTCCTTACGACTTTCAAGGTCATGGGAAATCATGCCTGCCCTGGGTCTTTGAGCTGGCTGGTAAATACGGGATCAAGGTAATAGCCATGGAGGTGCTCAGGGCAATACATATCGAAGAAATCAGGGATGCTCTGGAACAGGCAGGGTACCCCACAGGAGTGATACTGCAGACAGGTACAAGAAATGCTCAGAACTTTGAGCTTCTTAAGGCAGTGGGATCTCAGCATGAATTCCCCGTACTGTACAAACGGGGCATGGGACTCAGCCTGGAAGAGTCACTAAACGCCTGCGAGTATATTGCCAGCGAGGGGAACCGCAATATCGTTATATGTTTGCGGGGGATTAAGACCAGGATGGGAGAACCCCATCGTAACCTTGTGGACTTTATACATGTCCCGGTCGTGAAGAGACTGACCAGGCTCCCTGTGTGTATTGACCCTACACATTCCGTGGGTTCCAAGGACCGTGCACCTGACGGCCTGCTCGACATCTTTCACGCCACGGCCCAGGGCGTGATTGCCGGGGCGAACATGATTCTGGTGGAATGCCATCCCAGGCCGGAAGTCGCCCTGTGCGACGGACCACAGGCACTGACAATGCAGGAGATAGATCACTTTGTGGCAGATGTGAATATTGCACGGCGTGCTTACGAGGAAAGAAAGGCCCTTGCTGAAAAGGATCGGGGGATAAAATAA
- a CDS encoding CopG family transcriptional regulator, with product MATQMIVRINPELKNKVNSLAKAEGKNVSEVVRELLEDYVRDRDIGSYIDDLWERIGGKMKSRGHTPKAIQRVIREVRNKK from the coding sequence ATGGCCACTCAAATGATAGTTAGGATCAATCCTGAACTCAAAAATAAGGTCAACAGCCTTGCAAAGGCTGAGGGGAAAAACGTTAGCGAAGTCGTCAGAGAATTGCTTGAAGACTACGTCAGGGATCGAGACATAGGCTCCTATATAGATGATTTATGGGAACGTATCGGAGGAAAGATGAAATCCCGTGGACATACCCCTAAAGCCATTCAACGTGTCATTCGAGAAGTGAGAAATAAGAAGTGA
- a CDS encoding integration host factor subunit beta, whose translation MNKSDLIEVLAKETGLNIRLAEFVVDEVFNAMTEALVKGEGVEIRGFGSFTVRKYDSYIGRNPKTGKNISVSPKKLPFFKVGKELRERVIDKVGQGIK comes from the coding sequence GTGAATAAGTCAGATCTTATAGAAGTCCTTGCCAAAGAGACCGGATTGAATATTCGATTAGCCGAATTCGTGGTGGACGAGGTTTTTAATGCCATGACTGAGGCCTTGGTAAAGGGAGAAGGGGTGGAGATTCGCGGCTTCGGTAGTTTCACAGTGAGAAAATATGATTCTTACATTGGCAGAAATCCCAAGACCGGTAAAAATATTTCAGTATCACCGAAAAAGTTGCCGTTCTTCAAGGTTGGGAAGGAATTGCGCGAAAGGGTGATAGACAAGGTGGGGCAGGGAATTAAATAG
- a CDS encoding putative toxin-antitoxin system toxin component, PIN family, with product MIKVVIDTNVFVSSFFGGNSRKVITLWKTGAVTLCLSKPIIDEYIEVLQRLGLQDEKELGELLGLFARGFHSVFTANTPKLYVVEDDPDDNKFIECAVALKADFIISGDKALTAIQDYMGIKIINPNLTFLVMTKANEIILINTMS from the coding sequence GTGATCAAGGTTGTTATTGATACGAATGTTTTTGTTTCATCTTTTTTCGGAGGTAATTCGCGCAAAGTTATAACCCTCTGGAAGACTGGCGCAGTCACTCTTTGTTTATCCAAACCTATCATAGACGAATACATAGAAGTGCTTCAACGCCTCGGTCTTCAGGATGAAAAAGAGCTTGGTGAATTATTAGGTCTCTTTGCACGAGGATTTCATTCCGTTTTCACAGCAAACACCCCGAAATTATATGTTGTGGAAGATGATCCTGATGACAATAAATTCATTGAATGTGCTGTGGCATTGAAAGCCGATTTTATTATTTCAGGAGACAAAGCGCTCACAGCAATTCAAGACTATATGGGCATCAAGATTATCAACCCTAACCTGACTTTCCTAGTTATGACCAAAGCGAACGAAATTATCCTTATAAATACAATGAGTTAA
- a CDS encoding signal recognition particle-docking protein FtsY: MFKKWIKKIGGQEEEPKGSSPHEPVEQIEAEEQALNSSARGSSEPSGQSGPVKGNETGAGTPRPGLFKRLKERMGKTRDGFIRQMDQLLLGRQEIDPGLLDELEELLVMADIGVNTVQDIFEKLRIEVKKKGLKDPLALRKRLKEQIADLLKVPSGQITWTPSPFVVLVIGVNGVGKTTTIAKLAYRLKQEGKGVLLVAADTFRAAAAEQLETWGKRIDVPVIKHSAGSDPSAVTFDGMEAAIKRGVDVVIVDTAGRLHTKVNLMEELKKISRVISKKIRGAPHEVLIVLDATTGQNAVSQARLFSEAVGVTGIVLTKLDGTAKGGIVVSIADQMQIPIRFIGIGEKMDDLRQFDPEEFVEAIFAE, translated from the coding sequence ATGTTCAAAAAATGGATCAAAAAAATAGGTGGACAAGAAGAAGAACCAAAAGGGTCTTCCCCCCATGAGCCTGTGGAGCAGATAGAGGCTGAAGAACAGGCACTTAATTCTTCTGCCCGGGGATCTTCAGAACCATCCGGCCAATCGGGCCCTGTTAAGGGAAACGAAACAGGGGCCGGGACGCCACGGCCCGGTCTCTTTAAACGCCTTAAGGAGCGGATGGGAAAGACCAGAGACGGGTTTATCCGACAGATGGACCAGCTCCTTCTCGGACGGCAAGAAATAGATCCCGGACTCCTGGACGAACTGGAAGAACTCCTTGTTATGGCAGATATAGGGGTAAACACCGTCCAGGATATCTTTGAGAAGCTGCGCATTGAAGTCAAAAAAAAAGGGCTTAAGGACCCTTTGGCCCTGAGAAAACGATTAAAGGAACAAATTGCGGATCTGCTTAAAGTGCCTTCGGGTCAAATTACATGGACGCCCAGCCCATTTGTAGTCCTGGTAATCGGGGTAAATGGCGTTGGCAAGACCACTACCATTGCCAAACTTGCTTACAGGCTGAAGCAGGAGGGTAAGGGCGTCCTTCTCGTGGCAGCAGATACATTCAGGGCCGCTGCAGCAGAACAGCTTGAGACCTGGGGAAAGCGCATCGATGTACCGGTTATAAAGCACAGTGCCGGATCTGACCCGTCCGCAGTAACTTTTGACGGCATGGAAGCCGCCATCAAGCGGGGTGTCGATGTAGTGATCGTAGATACGGCAGGCAGGTTACATACAAAGGTCAACCTGATGGAAGAGCTTAAAAAAATCAGCAGGGTAATCTCCAAAAAGATCCGGGGAGCCCCTCATGAGGTCCTGATAGTGCTGGACGCAACCACGGGTCAAAATGCCGTCTCCCAGGCCAGGCTTTTTAGTGAGGCTGTCGGAGTCACTGGGATAGTCCTCACTAAGCTGGACGGCACGGCAAAGGGCGGGATTGTCGTGAGCATTGCCGACCAGATGCAGATTCCTATCCGGTTCATAGGTATTGGTGAAAAGATGGATGACCTTAGACAATTTGACCCGGAAGAGTTTGTGGAGGCTATATTTGCTGAATAA
- a CDS encoding VapC toxin family PIN domain ribonuclease — MKFLLDTSAYVGFKRNLVKVVEVIIKAELILFSPVVLGELMFGFRNGTKFEKNMDDLNKFLQHEIVKFVQIGKITSDRYSRISAQLKRQGTPIPTNDIWIAAQTMEYGAELITLDKHFETINGLVCTIL; from the coding sequence ATGAAGTTCCTGCTGGATACCAGCGCCTATGTGGGGTTCAAGCGTAATTTGGTTAAAGTAGTTGAAGTCATTATTAAAGCTGAATTGATTTTATTTTCCCCGGTTGTTTTGGGAGAGTTAATGTTCGGGTTTCGTAACGGTACGAAATTTGAGAAAAACATGGATGACCTTAATAAGTTTTTACAACATGAAATTGTGAAGTTTGTACAAATTGGGAAAATTACTTCCGACCGTTATTCGAGAATCTCTGCCCAACTCAAACGCCAAGGAACCCCAATCCCTACAAATGATATTTGGATTGCAGCACAAACAATGGAATATGGAGCGGAACTCATCACGTTGGACAAACACTTCGAGACAATTAATGGACTGGTCTGTACAATCCTCTGA
- a CDS encoding protein-L-isoaspartate O-methyltransferase: MLGASKTKSNNQFRIARDRMVAHQIERRGIKDPNVLKAMRNVPRHLFVDEALWDQAYGDFPLPIGSGQTISQPYIVALMTQQLELKGDEKVLEVGTGSGYQAAVLAELSRVVYGVERIPALLTRARNILEKLKYTNVILKLDDGTWGWRDEAPFDAIIVTAGSPSVPQPLIDQLHDPGILIIPVGDEYSQTLIKVTKSGGKIHQKDMGGVRFVKLVGDHGWKA; encoded by the coding sequence ATGTTAGGGGCCTCCAAAACAAAGTCCAATAATCAATTCAGGATAGCCAGGGACAGAATGGTTGCCCATCAAATTGAACGAAGGGGAATCAAGGATCCCAATGTGCTGAAGGCAATGCGCAATGTACCCCGGCACCTTTTTGTAGACGAGGCGCTCTGGGACCAGGCATATGGGGACTTTCCCCTTCCAATCGGGAGCGGACAGACCATCTCCCAACCTTATATTGTGGCCCTGATGACCCAGCAGTTGGAACTGAAGGGTGATGAAAAAGTGCTGGAGGTGGGAACAGGTTCGGGCTATCAGGCAGCTGTTCTGGCCGAGCTTTCCCGGGTTGTATACGGCGTGGAACGCATTCCTGCTTTGCTGACAAGGGCCAGGAATATTCTGGAAAAACTCAAATACACAAATGTTATCCTCAAGTTAGACGATGGCACATGGGGTTGGCGGGACGAGGCGCCTTTTGATGCCATAATCGTAACCGCAGGTTCACCCTCAGTGCCTCAGCCGCTTATCGATCAGCTTCATGACCCAGGTATTTTAATCATTCCTGTCGGGGATGAATACTCGCAGACACTCATAAAGGTTACAAAGTCCGGCGGTAAAATCCATCAGAAAGATATGGGCGGTGTCCGCTTTGTGAAACTTGTGGGAGATCATGGTTGGAAGGCATAA
- a CDS encoding DEAD/DEAH box helicase produces MKCQNSIGDYVRSLKASPGLGRQVVFHKELPATEACFGSPARPWPDEMRALLKGSGISRLYSHQVSGIDLVRSGRHVVVSTPTASGKTLVYNLPVIEQILKDPLSRALYLFPLKALAQDQMKAFGELTACLDRERAPTCATYDGDTSAWKRKRLRELPPNVLLTNPEMLHLSLLAYHEKWASFWQGLTHVIIDEVHTYRGVMGSHMAWVFRRMNRVCAHYGVSPTFVFCSATVGNPAELTSGLTGLDVQAVAKNSAPHGRRHMLFINPEDGAAQTAIKLLRAALSRGLRTIVYTQSRKLAELINIWVSQRAGSMAGRISTYRAGYLPEERREIERRLSSGELLAVISTSALELGIDIGSLDLCLLVGYPGTVMATWQRGGRVGRSLQDSALVLIAQEDALDQYFMRNPGDFLRRSPEPAVLNPENPVIMGRHLVCAASEITIRTDEPWLKEREVSRVISKLESEGKLLRSEDGKELYSARKFPQRGINLRGVGRTYQIVSGNDGRTIGAIDGFRAYRETHPGAVYLHMGESYVVDRLDIETRTVEVSPARVDYFTRVRGNKTTEILEVLGKKRVYATSISLGRLRITDRITGYEKRHVRGQRLLNIVSLDLPPQVFETEGLWVEIPDEVRRATENACMHFMGGIHALEHATIGILPLMVLTDRNDLGGISTPYHPQVRKAAVFVYDGIPGGVGLSRQTFEKAEEFLQKTLKVIESCPCELGCPSCVHSPKCGSGNRPIDKRAAVFVLKGITGSREVFFRSGKDRPYAAEVERQKYKNNPDSIPRFGVFDLETQLSAQEVGGWHRADLMRVSCAVLFDSGRDAFLEFREPEIPELIDRLSELDLIIGFNLKRFDYKVLSAYSDLDFWSLPTLDILEDVYRRLGYRLSLNHLAGVTLGTKKTADGIQALKWWKQGKIKEILEYCNKDVAITRDLFLYGYKKGYLLFRNKAGKVVRIPVDWSRNFLIR; encoded by the coding sequence ATGAAGTGCCAAAACAGTATAGGAGACTATGTCAGGTCCCTCAAGGCATCTCCCGGACTGGGACGCCAGGTGGTGTTTCACAAAGAGCTGCCTGCCACAGAGGCCTGTTTCGGCAGTCCTGCAAGGCCCTGGCCGGATGAGATGCGAGCGCTTCTTAAGGGCAGCGGCATATCCCGCCTCTATTCCCACCAGGTCTCAGGCATTGATCTCGTGCGCTCAGGCCGGCATGTAGTGGTATCCACACCGACGGCCAGCGGGAAGACCTTGGTATATAACCTCCCGGTGATCGAGCAGATCCTGAAAGATCCGTTAAGCCGCGCCCTGTATCTTTTTCCCTTAAAGGCCTTGGCCCAGGATCAGATGAAGGCATTCGGAGAATTGACTGCCTGCCTTGACAGGGAACGTGCTCCCACCTGCGCCACCTATGATGGTGATACTTCTGCCTGGAAAAGAAAGCGATTAAGGGAGCTGCCCCCGAATGTGCTTTTGACCAATCCGGAGATGCTCCACCTCTCTCTTCTGGCCTATCATGAAAAGTGGGCCTCCTTCTGGCAGGGCCTTACCCACGTGATAATAGACGAAGTTCATACATACAGGGGTGTCATGGGCTCCCACATGGCCTGGGTATTTCGCAGGATGAACAGGGTCTGCGCCCATTACGGGGTCAGTCCCACATTTGTGTTCTGCTCAGCCACAGTCGGCAATCCTGCCGAGCTCACTTCCGGACTCACCGGACTTGACGTGCAGGCCGTGGCCAAAAACAGTGCCCCTCACGGCAGGAGACATATGCTTTTCATTAATCCGGAAGACGGGGCCGCGCAGACCGCGATTAAACTGCTCCGGGCCGCCCTCTCCCGTGGCCTCAGGACCATAGTCTACACCCAGTCCAGGAAGCTTGCCGAGCTGATCAACATCTGGGTCAGCCAGAGGGCAGGTTCCATGGCCGGGCGCATAAGCACATACAGGGCCGGTTATCTGCCGGAGGAGAGGAGAGAGATTGAAAGGAGGCTCTCAAGCGGCGAGCTGCTGGCAGTGATCTCTACGAGTGCGCTTGAGCTGGGTATTGACATAGGCTCGCTGGATCTCTGTCTGCTCGTTGGTTATCCTGGCACGGTCATGGCTACATGGCAAAGGGGAGGCAGGGTAGGCCGCAGCCTGCAGGATTCGGCCCTTGTGCTCATCGCCCAGGAGGACGCCCTTGACCAGTACTTCATGCGAAATCCCGGAGATTTTCTCAGGCGGTCTCCTGAGCCAGCAGTATTAAATCCGGAAAATCCGGTGATTATGGGCAGGCACCTGGTATGTGCGGCATCAGAGATCACAATACGAACAGATGAACCATGGCTCAAGGAAAGAGAGGTCTCAAGGGTCATATCCAAGCTTGAGTCAGAGGGAAAGCTCCTGAGGAGCGAAGATGGAAAAGAGCTCTATTCCGCCCGCAAATTCCCCCAAAGGGGTATTAATCTGAGAGGCGTTGGCCGGACTTATCAGATAGTCTCCGGGAATGACGGCCGCACCATAGGGGCAATCGACGGGTTCAGGGCCTATCGCGAGACCCATCCCGGCGCGGTCTATCTGCACATGGGTGAAAGTTACGTAGTTGACCGGCTTGACATAGAGACCCGCACCGTAGAGGTGTCACCAGCCAGGGTGGATTATTTTACACGGGTAAGGGGCAATAAGACCACTGAGATACTGGAGGTATTAGGGAAAAAGAGGGTATATGCCACCAGTATATCTCTGGGACGGCTCAGGATTACAGACCGGATCACCGGATATGAGAAAAGGCATGTAAGGGGACAGCGTCTCTTGAACATTGTCTCCCTGGATCTTCCGCCCCAGGTCTTTGAGACAGAGGGCCTCTGGGTAGAGATCCCGGATGAAGTCCGGAGGGCAACGGAAAATGCCTGCATGCATTTCATGGGCGGAATCCATGCATTGGAGCACGCTACTATTGGAATATTACCTCTTATGGTCCTGACCGACAGGAACGATCTTGGCGGCATATCCACTCCTTATCACCCGCAGGTTCGCAAAGCCGCGGTCTTTGTTTACGATGGGATACCCGGAGGAGTGGGCCTCAGCCGCCAGACCTTTGAAAAAGCAGAAGAGTTTTTACAGAAGACCCTGAAGGTCATCGAGAGTTGCCCATGTGAGCTGGGGTGTCCTTCCTGCGTACATTCCCCCAAGTGCGGCTCCGGCAACCGGCCGATAGACAAGAGGGCCGCTGTCTTTGTATTAAAGGGCATAACAGGAAGCAGGGAGGTATTCTTTCGATCCGGGAAAGACAGGCCTTATGCTGCTGAGGTCGAGAGGCAAAAGTATAAAAATAATCCCGATTCAATTCCCCGCTTTGGTGTCTTTGACCTTGAGACCCAGCTCTCCGCCCAGGAGGTCGGAGGGTGGCACAGGGCGGATCTGATGAGGGTAAGCTGTGCCGTTCTCTTTGACTCCGGCAGGGACGCTTTTCTGGAGTTCCGGGAGCCTGAAATCCCGGAGCTGATTGATCGCTTATCCGAATTGGATCTGATTATAGGCTTCAATCTGAAACGTTTTGATTACAAGGTGCTCTCTGCCTACAGCGATCTGGATTTTTGGAGCCTTCCCACCCTGGACATTCTGGAAGATGTTTACAGAAGACTTGGCTACAGGCTTTCCCTGAATCACCTGGCAGGCGTCACCCTCGGCACGAAGAAGACCGCTGATGGCATTCAGGCCCTCAAGTGGTGGAAGCAGGGAAAAATCAAGGAAATCCTCGAATACTGCAATAAGGACGTGGCCATTACCAGGGATTTATTCCTTTACGGATATAAAAAAGGTTATCTGCTTTTCAGGAACAAGGCCGGAAAAGTAGTACGTATTCCAGTGGACTGGAGCCGGAATTTTCTGATACGCTGA
- a CDS encoding purine-nucleoside phosphorylase, protein MEQYVAAVEETVDFFQRELPWTPDVCLMLGTGMGGVAQAMDVAWAAFYGDIPNFPVSTSPEHTGKLLLGEIGNARVALFQGRFHFYEGYRTRELTLPVRVMAGLGAKVLIGCNAAGGLNLDFSSGDLMLIRDHINLIPDNPLRGANMDRWGPRFPDLSKAYSVTLRKKMVQVAGNLGMTLRDGVFVAVPGPSLETPAETRALRMIGADAVAMSLVPEVIVAVHAGMEVLGISVIANINDPDNFQPILIEDVIAQAHEAEHLLERLLVAFLKEFFEWSQ, encoded by the coding sequence ATGGAACAATATGTTGCAGCAGTCGAGGAGACTGTAGATTTTTTTCAGAGAGAGTTGCCCTGGACCCCGGATGTATGTCTGATGCTGGGCACAGGCATGGGAGGTGTAGCCCAGGCAATGGATGTGGCATGGGCGGCCTTCTATGGTGATATTCCCAACTTTCCGGTATCCACTTCTCCTGAACACACCGGGAAGCTCCTGCTGGGTGAGATCGGGAATGCCAGGGTTGCGCTGTTTCAGGGAAGATTTCACTTCTATGAGGGCTACAGGACAAGGGAGCTTACATTACCCGTTCGGGTAATGGCCGGCCTGGGGGCAAAGGTGCTGATCGGGTGTAACGCTGCAGGGGGCCTTAATCTGGATTTTTCCTCAGGGGATCTGATGCTGATCAGGGATCATATAAACCTTATCCCGGATAATCCGTTGAGGGGGGCCAATATGGACAGATGGGGCCCGAGATTCCCTGACCTTTCAAAGGCGTATTCTGTCACACTCAGGAAAAAGATGGTTCAAGTGGCCGGGAATCTGGGGATGACATTGAGGGATGGTGTATTTGTGGCTGTTCCAGGCCCCAGCCTGGAGACCCCTGCAGAGACCAGAGCTCTCAGGATGATTGGTGCGGATGCCGTGGCCATGTCCCTGGTGCCGGAGGTAATCGTTGCTGTTCATGCAGGGATGGAAGTGCTTGGAATCTCGGTTATTGCCAATATAAACGATCCGGACAATTTCCAACCCATCCTTATAGAGGACGTTATAGCTCAGGCACATGAGGCGGAGCACCTGCTCGAACGTCTTCTGGTGGCTTTTCTAAAGGAGTTCTTTGAGTGGAGTCAGTAG